Proteins encoded in a region of the Flavobacteriales bacterium genome:
- a CDS encoding pyruvate dehydrogenase complex E1 component subunit beta, whose translation MREVQFREAVCEAMSEEMRRDANIYLMGEEVAEYNGAYKASKGMLDEFGEKRVIDTPISELGFAGIGVGSAMNGLRPIIEFMTFNFSLVAIDQIISNAAKMRQMSGGQFPIPIVFRGPTASAGQLGATHSQAFESWYANCPGLKVVVPSNPYDAKGLLKSAIRDNDPVIFMESEQMYGDKGEIPEGEYLLPLGVADIKRKGTDVTIVSFGKIIKEAYKAADELAEQGIEAEVIDLRTVRPIDYDTILESVKKTNRLVVLEEAWPLGSIATEISYRVQKDAFDYLDAPIKRVTCLDTPMAYAPTLVEAFLPNKDKLIEAVKEVTYTKN comes from the coding sequence ATGAGAGAAGTACAATTTCGAGAGGCTGTTTGTGAAGCCATGAGTGAGGAAATGCGTCGAGACGCTAACATTTACCTGATGGGTGAAGAGGTAGCGGAGTACAATGGCGCATATAAAGCATCTAAAGGAATGCTTGATGAGTTTGGTGAAAAACGCGTTATTGACACCCCTATTTCAGAACTTGGTTTTGCTGGTATTGGTGTTGGATCGGCCATGAATGGTCTTCGACCAATAATTGAATTTATGACCTTTAACTTTTCATTAGTTGCTATTGACCAAATTATCAGTAATGCTGCTAAGATGAGGCAAATGTCTGGTGGTCAGTTCCCAATTCCTATTGTTTTTAGAGGTCCAACAGCATCTGCCGGTCAGCTTGGAGCTACACACTCACAAGCCTTTGAAAGTTGGTATGCTAATTGTCCTGGTCTAAAGGTTGTAGTACCATCAAACCCATACGACGCAAAAGGATTATTAAAATCCGCTATTAGAGATAATGATCCTGTAATTTTTATGGAGTCAGAGCAGATGTATGGTGATAAAGGTGAAATTCCTGAAGGTGAATACTTATTGCCTCTTGGTGTTGCAGACATCAAACGAAAAGGTACAGATGTAACTATTGTGTCATTTGGGAAGATAATAAAAGAGGCTTACAAAGCTGCTGATGAACTGGCTGAACAAGGAATAGAGGCTGAAGTTATAGATTTAAGAACAGTAAGACCGATTGACTACGATACAATATTAGAATCGGTAAAGAAGACTAATAGATTAGTAGTATTAGAAGAGGCATGGCCGCTTGGATCTATTGCTACTGAAATTTCATACAGAGTGCAAAAGGATGCTTTTGATTACCTTGATGCACCAATAAAACGAGTAACGTGTTTGGATACTCCAATGGCTTATGCACCTACACTAGTTGAAGCCTTTTTACCAAACAAAGACAAGCTCATTGAGGCGGTCAAAGAAGTTACCTACACTAAGAATTAA
- a CDS encoding electron transfer flavoprotein subunit beta/FixA family protein: MNILVCISNVPDTTSKIEFTSDSASFLTEGVQFIINPYDEFGLTKAIKLREQHGGKVTVVNFGENTSEPTLRKALAIGADEAIRIDGVPTDSFLVAKELSKIISENNFDLIVLGRESIDYNGGAVPAMIAELLDLPFVNACTGLTIDGNEAKMEREIEGGKEFISATLPLVIGGQKGLVEESDLLIPNMRGIMTARTKPLAVVESSSNSGKSSSVSFEKPVAKQDCKMVEAGQEKELVTLLHQEAKVI, from the coding sequence ATGAATATACTGGTATGTATTAGTAACGTCCCAGACACAACTTCCAAGATTGAATTCACTAGTGACTCTGCCTCATTTTTAACTGAGGGAGTACAGTTTATTATCAATCCTTACGACGAGTTTGGACTAACTAAAGCTATAAAACTTAGAGAACAACATGGCGGCAAAGTCACTGTTGTAAATTTTGGCGAAAACACAAGCGAGCCAACCTTACGAAAAGCACTTGCAATTGGTGCCGATGAAGCCATAAGAATTGATGGTGTACCTACCGATAGTTTTTTAGTTGCCAAAGAACTGTCCAAAATTATTTCAGAAAACAACTTTGACCTCATTGTATTAGGGAGAGAATCCATAGACTATAATGGTGGTGCAGTACCGGCTATGATTGCCGAGCTATTAGACTTGCCATTTGTAAACGCTTGTACCGGTCTAACTATAGATGGCAATGAAGCTAAGATGGAACGAGAAATTGAAGGCGGCAAAGAATTTATCAGTGCGACTCTTCCATTGGTTATTGGAGGGCAAAAAGGATTGGTAGAAGAATCGGATTTACTGATTCCTAATATGCGTGGCATTATGACTGCGAGAACAAAACCTCTAGCCGTAGTTGAAAGCAGCAGCAATTCTGGAAAAAGTTCTTCAGTATCGTTTGAAAAACCAGTCGCAAAGCAAGACTGTAAAATGGTAGAGGCTGGTCAAGAAAAAGAATTAGTAACCTTACTTCATCAAGAAGCTAAAGTAATATAA
- a CDS encoding electron transfer flavoprotein subunit alpha/FixB family protein, which yields MSVVVFAESWNGTFKKGTFEILTYAHDVAKKMDAKCIALTIGNISDDIKVLAKYGADKVLSISNNFDACDNKGISSAIAQIADAEGAKILILSNTNTGKTIGPRIAVKMDASFISNSIEVPTESSPLVVKKKSFSGKAFEMAQSHTDKTVIALSPNAYSITENNNDSCEFTTVDCQVDDTNVTSIKVEKASGKISLAEAEIVISAGRGLKGPDNWGMIEELADLLNAGTACSKPVSDIGWRPHSEHVGQTGKAIAPNLYIAIGISGAIQHLAGVNSSKVMVAINTDPEAPFFKAADYGIVGDAFEVVPRLIEEIKQFKSSN from the coding sequence ATGTCTGTAGTAGTTTTTGCCGAAAGTTGGAACGGCACATTTAAAAAAGGAACATTTGAAATACTAACATATGCTCATGATGTGGCAAAAAAAATGGATGCTAAATGCATTGCCCTTACCATTGGAAACATTTCGGATGACATTAAAGTACTAGCCAAATATGGCGCTGACAAAGTGCTTAGCATTTCTAATAATTTTGATGCTTGTGATAATAAAGGCATTTCATCAGCAATAGCACAAATTGCTGATGCTGAAGGTGCTAAAATTCTTATTCTTTCAAACACTAATACTGGAAAAACCATCGGACCAAGAATAGCCGTAAAAATGGACGCTTCATTTATAAGTAATTCGATTGAAGTACCTACCGAATCAAGTCCTTTAGTAGTTAAGAAAAAATCCTTTTCAGGTAAGGCATTTGAGATGGCACAAAGCCATACTGATAAGACAGTTATTGCCTTATCACCTAATGCTTACTCCATTACTGAAAACAACAATGACTCTTGTGAGTTTACAACCGTCGATTGTCAAGTAGATGACACCAATGTAACTTCAATTAAAGTTGAAAAAGCAAGCGGTAAAATTAGCTTAGCAGAAGCTGAAATCGTGATTTCTGCAGGACGAGGACTGAAAGGACCAGACAATTGGGGAATGATTGAGGAACTTGCTGATTTACTAAATGCTGGAACAGCCTGTTCTAAGCCCGTCTCTGATATCGGATGGCGACCTCACAGCGAACATGTTGGTCAAACTGGCAAAGCCATTGCACCAAACCTATATATTGCTATCGGTATTTCTGGCGCTATTCAGCACCTTGCTGGAGTGAACTCATCCAAAGTTATGGTGGCTATTAATACCGACCCTGAAGCCCCATTCTTTAAGGCTGCCGATTACGGAATTGTAGGCGATGCTTTTGAAGTTGTACCACGACTAATTGAAGAAATAAAACAATTCAAATCGTCTAATTAA
- a CDS encoding bifunctional nuclease family protein produces MKLIQLDIVGLSNSQTQSGAFALVLGEVQGRRRLPIVIGNFEAKAIAIALDNEFKSQRPITHDLFKSICKGYDIVVQKIVISSINSGGIFSSIIYCIDMNGKEIEIDSRTSDAVAIAIRFKAPIFTYEAILDEAGIILEQDITDEKEVVEHNKLEDSSTFENFSNSELKERLEKAILEEDYELASKLRDEIEKRK; encoded by the coding sequence ATGAAATTGATTCAACTAGATATAGTTGGACTATCCAATAGCCAAACCCAATCCGGTGCATTTGCTCTTGTACTTGGCGAAGTTCAAGGAAGACGAAGACTGCCAATTGTTATCGGAAACTTTGAAGCTAAAGCCATAGCAATTGCCCTGGACAATGAGTTCAAAAGTCAGCGCCCTATAACACATGATTTATTCAAAAGCATATGCAAAGGTTATGATATAGTCGTTCAAAAAATCGTTATCAGCTCCATCAATTCTGGTGGAATTTTTTCCTCTATCATCTATTGCATAGATATGAATGGGAAAGAAATTGAAATTGATTCTAGAACCTCTGATGCTGTTGCCATAGCTATTCGTTTCAAAGCACCCATATTTACTTATGAAGCTATTCTCGATGAAGCAGGTATTATTTTGGAACAAGACATCACTGATGAAAAAGAGGTTGTAGAACACAACAAGCTGGAAGACTCTTCAACTTTTGAAAACTTTAGTAATTCTGAACTCAAAGAACGTTTAGAAAAAGCTATACTTGAAGAAGATTATGAGCTTGCCTCTAAACTAAGGGATGAAATTGAAAAACGAAAATAA
- a CDS encoding Na+ dependent nucleoside transporter: MLRHLTLLFLSLISLSIYAQEINRKWMFESITQINDATPIRTIGTDDFMLINSDGTFEYEIASVPLKASGEWSLVGNTLQFDYNLPSDTSRFYKIELSTNDLILSENGINYAFRSSLQDYKNGGFNIMNIIRGLLGIAVLIGIAFIFSRNRRAINWSLVWKGLLIQIIFALAILKVPFIQRLFDWLSSIFVVLLGFTQEGSLFLFGNLISDTTSFGYIFAFQVLPTILFFSALTSILFYYGILQKVVYFFALIMKKTLNLSGSESLAAIGNIFLGQTESPLLIKPYIEKMTLSELLCLMSGGMATIAGGVLAAYIGFLGGNDPVQQLFFAKHLLAASVMSAPAAVVAAKILLPETEEVSQDMTISDEQLGSNVLEAISIGTGQGIKLAVNVGAMLLVFIAFISMVNYFLTNFVGDFTGINTWVENITDGQFTGFSLEFILGYALAPITWLLGVCKEDIVLVGQLLGEKTILNEFVAYVSLGEMKASSRFFEEKSIIIATYILCGFANFSSIGIQIGGIGALAPSRMKDLSRLGILALIAGTLACLFTSVIVGMIL; this comes from the coding sequence ATGCTTAGACACCTAACCTTACTCTTTCTATCTCTAATTTCTTTGAGTATATATGCTCAAGAAATTAATAGAAAATGGATGTTTGAAAGCATCACACAGATTAATGATGCCACTCCAATAAGAACGATTGGCACAGATGATTTTATGCTCATTAATAGCGATGGCACCTTTGAATACGAAATAGCCTCTGTACCTCTCAAAGCCTCTGGAGAGTGGAGTTTAGTAGGCAATACACTTCAATTTGACTATAACCTACCATCAGACACCAGTCGATTTTATAAAATAGAGCTTTCCACAAACGATCTCATTCTTAGTGAAAACGGTATTAATTACGCATTCAGATCTAGCCTTCAAGACTACAAAAATGGAGGTTTTAACATAATGAATATTATAAGAGGACTACTGGGAATTGCCGTACTTATTGGTATAGCCTTCATTTTTAGTAGAAATCGAAGAGCCATTAATTGGTCATTAGTCTGGAAAGGATTGCTCATTCAAATTATATTTGCACTAGCCATTCTCAAAGTACCATTTATACAACGTTTATTTGACTGGCTCAGTTCTATTTTTGTAGTGCTTCTAGGTTTTACTCAAGAAGGTTCGCTCTTTCTGTTTGGAAATTTAATCAGTGACACCACTAGCTTTGGCTATATTTTTGCCTTTCAAGTATTACCAACTATTCTTTTCTTTTCAGCACTTACCAGTATACTATTTTACTACGGCATACTTCAAAAGGTCGTTTATTTCTTCGCTCTTATAATGAAGAAAACCTTGAATTTATCGGGTTCTGAAAGCTTAGCTGCTATTGGTAACATATTCTTAGGGCAAACGGAATCCCCACTACTCATTAAGCCCTATATAGAGAAGATGACGCTTTCAGAATTGCTATGTCTGATGAGTGGCGGAATGGCAACAATTGCAGGCGGTGTACTTGCTGCCTACATTGGATTTTTAGGCGGTAATGATCCCGTTCAGCAATTATTTTTCGCTAAGCATTTATTGGCTGCTTCTGTAATGTCCGCTCCAGCTGCTGTGGTAGCTGCAAAAATACTCTTACCAGAAACAGAAGAAGTTAGTCAGGACATGACTATTTCTGATGAACAACTAGGTAGTAATGTCTTGGAAGCTATAAGTATAGGGACTGGACAAGGTATAAAACTAGCAGTAAATGTAGGAGCAATGCTACTAGTATTTATCGCTTTTATTTCTATGGTAAATTACTTCCTAACGAATTTTGTTGGTGACTTCACGGGTATAAATACATGGGTTGAAAATATTACAGATGGCCAGTTTACAGGCTTTAGTTTAGAGTTTATTTTGGGTTATGCTCTTGCCCCTATTACATGGCTTTTGGGTGTATGCAAAGAGGATATTGTTTTGGTTGGTCAACTATTGGGTGAAAAAACTATACTTAATGAGTTTGTAGCCTACGTTTCTTTAGGAGAAATGAAAGCCTCGTCCAGATTTTTTGAAGAAAAATCAATTATAATAGCTACCTATATTTTATGCGGATTTGCCAATTTCTCTTCTATTGGCATTCAAATAGGTGGTATTGGAGCTTTAGCGCCATCGAGAATGAAAGATTTATCAAGACTAGGAATATTAGCACTTATTGCAGGGACATTAGCGTGTTTATTTACCTCTGTAATTGTAGGAATGATTTTATAA
- a CDS encoding thymidylate synthase encodes MQQYLDLMTRVMNEGTLKADRTGTGTKSVFGHQMRFDLSEGFPCVTTKKLHLRSIIHELLWFLKGDTNIKYLKENGVRIWDEWADENGDLGHVYGYQWRSWPTPDGRHIDQITQVVNQIKNNPDSRRMIVSAWNVGEIEDMALPPCHAFFQFYVADGKLSCQLYQRSADIFLGVPFNIASYALLTMMMAQVCDLEVGDFVHTLGDAHIYTNHFEQTELQLSRDTRPLPTMKINPEVKSIFDFKYEDFELQNYDPHPHIKGKVAI; translated from the coding sequence ATGCAACAGTATTTAGATTTAATGACCAGAGTGATGAATGAAGGCACTCTAAAAGCAGACCGCACAGGAACAGGAACAAAAAGTGTGTTCGGTCATCAAATGCGATTTGATTTATCCGAAGGTTTTCCATGTGTAACGACAAAAAAACTACACCTTCGCTCAATTATTCACGAGTTACTGTGGTTCCTCAAAGGCGACACCAATATCAAATACCTCAAAGAAAACGGGGTAAGAATATGGGACGAATGGGCAGACGAAAATGGAGACTTAGGGCACGTTTACGGTTACCAGTGGAGGAGTTGGCCAACACCTGATGGTCGACATATTGACCAAATCACTCAAGTTGTCAATCAGATAAAGAACAACCCTGATAGTAGACGAATGATTGTGAGTGCCTGGAACGTAGGCGAAATCGAAGACATGGCACTACCACCCTGTCACGCTTTCTTTCAATTTTATGTAGCAGACGGAAAATTATCCTGTCAATTGTATCAAAGAAGTGCTGATATATTTTTGGGCGTTCCTTTCAATATTGCTTCTTATGCCTTATTGACTATGATGATGGCTCAAGTATGTGATTTAGAAGTTGGCGATTTCGTTCACACCCTTGGTGATGCTCACATATACACCAATCACTTTGAGCAAACTGAATTGCAACTTAGCAGAGACACTCGACCACTTCCAACAATGAAAATAAACCCAGAGGTAAAGAGTATTTTTGACTTTAAATACGAGGATTTTGAGCTTCAAAATTACGACCCACATCCACATATTAAAGGAAAAGTAGCAATATAA
- a CDS encoding saccharopine dehydrogenase NADP-binding domain-containing protein, with protein sequence MAKIIVLGAGLVGGVMAKDLTNAHEVTSVDYSEDALSPLKALGIHTIHADLSDTNTIQRLISDYDLVVGAVPGFMGYKVLETVIKSQKNIVDISFFPEDPFGLDELAKEMGVVAVMDCGVAPGMGNIILGHHDKLMKISDYECLVGGLPEVREWPYEYKAVFSPIDVIEEYIRPARYVQHSQLITKEALSDTELIEFEGVGTLESWNSDGLRSLIDTMPHIPNMIEKTLRYPGCVEYLKVLRASGFFSYDEIEVNGQMVRPIDLTSKLLFPKWQLKDGEKDFTVMRIRMTGEEDGKKVRYQYDLLDRYQDNTISMARTTGFTCTAVANLVVNGEYNRVGISPPEYLGGHFEFVRNYLEQRGVIYTLNKSA encoded by the coding sequence ATGGCAAAAATAATCGTTTTAGGCGCTGGTCTTGTTGGCGGCGTAATGGCCAAAGATTTGACCAATGCACATGAAGTTACTTCAGTAGATTATAGCGAAGATGCTTTGTCGCCACTAAAAGCATTGGGTATTCATACCATTCACGCCGATTTATCGGATACAAATACCATACAACGACTTATTAGCGATTACGACTTAGTGGTAGGAGCAGTACCCGGATTTATGGGTTATAAAGTGCTTGAAACCGTTATAAAATCACAAAAAAACATCGTAGACATTTCCTTTTTCCCTGAGGATCCTTTCGGGCTCGATGAACTCGCCAAAGAAATGGGAGTTGTAGCAGTAATGGATTGTGGTGTAGCACCAGGAATGGGTAATATTATTTTAGGGCATCATGATAAACTAATGAAAATATCCGATTACGAATGTTTGGTAGGTGGACTTCCAGAGGTAAGAGAATGGCCCTATGAATATAAAGCCGTCTTTTCCCCTATTGATGTAATCGAAGAATACATCAGACCTGCACGTTATGTTCAACACAGTCAGCTCATTACTAAAGAAGCCTTGTCAGATACTGAGCTAATTGAATTTGAGGGTGTTGGCACTTTAGAGAGTTGGAATTCGGACGGTTTGCGTTCACTTATAGACACCATGCCTCACATTCCTAATATGATTGAAAAGACACTACGCTACCCTGGTTGTGTGGAGTATTTGAAAGTCTTGAGAGCTAGCGGATTTTTCTCCTATGATGAAATAGAAGTTAACGGTCAAATGGTACGACCCATTGATTTAACCTCAAAATTGCTTTTTCCTAAGTGGCAATTGAAAGATGGTGAAAAAGACTTTACCGTCATGCGAATTCGCATGACTGGCGAAGAAGATGGTAAAAAAGTGAGGTATCAATACGATTTACTAGACCGTTATCAAGACAATACTATTTCTATGGCACGAACAACAGGCTTTACGTGTACTGCTGTAGCAAATTTAGTTGTGAATGGAGAATACAATAGGGTTGGGATTTCACCCCCAGAATACCTTGGCGGACATTTTGAATTTGTCAGAAATTACCTAGAACAAAGAGGGGTCATTTATACATTAAATAAAAGCGCATGA
- a CDS encoding dihydrofolate reductase, which produces MKVSLIVAVSENKVIGKDNDLVWHLPTDMKFFKDTTKHHFVIMGRRNFESIPHKYRPLPNRTNVVVSRQENFEAEGCIVVNSIEEAIDLAKKANDNEPFVIGGGQIYKYALDNKLIDRVYLTRVHTEIEGDTFFEDLDESWELVNEKHHPEDDRHCFSFTFQTFER; this is translated from the coding sequence ATGAAAGTTTCCTTAATCGTTGCTGTATCAGAAAATAAGGTCATTGGAAAAGACAATGATTTAGTTTGGCATTTGCCTACAGATATGAAGTTCTTTAAAGATACTACAAAACACCATTTTGTAATTATGGGCAGGCGAAACTTTGAGTCTATTCCCCACAAATACAGGCCCTTACCAAACCGTACAAATGTAGTGGTTAGTCGTCAAGAAAACTTTGAGGCTGAAGGCTGTATAGTAGTCAATTCTATTGAGGAAGCTATCGACTTGGCTAAAAAAGCCAACGATAATGAACCTTTTGTTATTGGTGGCGGACAGATTTACAAGTACGCTCTGGATAACAAACTCATAGATAGAGTTTATCTTACACGTGTACATACCGAAATTGAAGGCGATACTTTTTTTGAAGATTTGGACGAGAGTTGGGAATTAGTAAATGAGAAACACCACCCAGAGGACGATAGACACTGCTTTTCGTTTACCTTTCAGACCTTTGAGCGTTAG
- the clpX gene encoding ATP-dependent Clp protease ATP-binding subunit ClpX, translating into MSEERNINCSFCGRDKQDTNVLIAGIDSHICDSCIEQAVGIVHSEKEGKDQQVLAAQMNLLKPIDIKDHLDKYVIGQNEAKKVLSVAVYNHYKRLVQPPSTDAEEIEIEKSNIIMIGETGTGKTLLARTIAKVLNVPFCIADATVLTEAGYVGEDVEAILSRLLQAADYDVKAAQRGIVFIDEVDKIARKSDNPSITRDVSGEGVQQAMLKLLEGAVVQVPPQGGRKHPEQKMVSIDTRNILFVCGGAFDGIDRVIGKRLSTQAIGYSSTKKEKVDKDNLLQYVSPQDLKGFGLIPELIGRLPVLTHLKPLDKSTLRQILTEPKNSLTKQYVKLFEMDGITLTIDDDVLDYIVDKAIDFKLGARGLRSICETIMIDVMFDSPSKEEIKEFKLTLEYAQNKIENSKLKKLKVA; encoded by the coding sequence ATGTCTGAAGAGAGAAATATCAATTGTTCATTTTGCGGAAGAGATAAGCAAGACACTAATGTGCTCATCGCTGGCATTGACTCTCATATTTGCGATAGCTGTATAGAGCAAGCAGTTGGTATTGTTCATTCTGAAAAAGAAGGCAAAGATCAGCAAGTGCTTGCCGCACAAATGAATTTGCTCAAGCCTATTGACATTAAAGACCATTTGGACAAATACGTTATCGGACAAAATGAAGCAAAAAAAGTATTGTCCGTAGCCGTTTACAATCACTACAAAAGATTAGTACAACCTCCATCCACAGATGCTGAAGAAATTGAGATTGAAAAATCCAATATTATTATGATCGGAGAAACAGGTACGGGTAAAACACTCCTAGCACGAACTATTGCAAAAGTATTAAATGTCCCTTTCTGTATTGCCGATGCTACAGTACTTACTGAGGCAGGTTATGTTGGTGAAGATGTTGAAGCCATTCTCTCAAGACTATTACAAGCCGCAGACTACGATGTAAAAGCTGCTCAAAGAGGAATAGTATTCATCGATGAGGTGGATAAGATTGCTAGAAAAAGCGATAACCCATCAATCACTAGAGATGTTTCTGGTGAAGGTGTTCAACAAGCAATGCTAAAACTCTTAGAAGGTGCTGTTGTACAGGTGCCACCACAAGGCGGAAGAAAACACCCCGAACAGAAAATGGTATCTATTGACACACGCAACATTTTGTTTGTTTGCGGTGGAGCATTTGACGGTATTGATAGAGTCATAGGTAAACGATTAAGTACCCAAGCCATTGGCTATTCATCAACTAAAAAAGAAAAAGTAGATAAAGACAATCTATTACAATACGTTTCCCCACAAGACCTTAAAGGTTTCGGACTTATTCCTGAGTTAATTGGGCGTTTGCCAGTGCTTACTCATCTAAAGCCTTTAGATAAAAGCACACTGCGTCAAATCCTTACAGAGCCTAAAAACTCACTCACAAAGCAGTATGTGAAATTGTTTGAAATGGATGGCATAACGCTAACTATAGACGATGATGTATTAGATTATATCGTTGATAAAGCCATTGACTTTAAGTTAGGAGCAAGGGGCTTGCGTTCCATCTGCGAGACTATTATGATAGATGTAATGTTCGATAGTCCATCCAAAGAAGAGATAAAGGAATTTAAACTCACTCTAGAATATGCTCAGAATAAAATTGAGAATTCTAAACTCAAGAAACTAAAAGTAGCCTAA
- the clpP gene encoding ATP-dependent Clp endopeptidase proteolytic subunit ClpP, producing MFDPSEEFRKFATKDRGISSTTLDRFQSAYANYISPTIIEERSMNVASMDVFSRLMMDRIIFLGVPINDYVANIIQAQLLFLESVDAERGIQIYLNSPGGGVYAGLGIYDTMQYINPDVATICTGMAASMGAVLLCAGATGKRTALKHSRVMIHQPLGGASGQASDIEITAREIQKLKKELYEIIAHHSGKTYEEVWKDGDRDYWMTAEEAKQYGMIDEVLVKKA from the coding sequence ATGTTTGACCCCTCAGAAGAATTTAGAAAATTTGCCACCAAAGACCGTGGTATTAGCAGTACAACACTAGATCGCTTTCAGTCGGCTTATGCCAACTACATCTCGCCAACAATTATTGAAGAACGTTCAATGAATGTAGCATCAATGGATGTGTTCTCTAGATTGATGATGGATAGAATCATCTTTCTTGGCGTACCTATCAACGATTATGTTGCCAACATCATTCAAGCACAGCTCTTATTCTTAGAGTCTGTTGACGCTGAAAGAGGTATCCAAATTTACTTGAATTCACCTGGTGGAGGTGTTTATGCCGGTTTAGGCATATACGATACCATGCAATACATTAACCCTGATGTAGCTACTATCTGTACAGGTATGGCAGCCTCAATGGGTGCAGTATTGTTGTGTGCTGGAGCGACTGGAAAGCGTACTGCTTTAAAGCACTCGCGCGTAATGATTCATCAGCCTTTGGGTGGTGCTAGCGGACAAGCTTCAGATATTGAAATTACCGCTCGTGAAATTCAGAAGTTGAAAAAGGAATTATACGAAATTATAGCTCATCATTCTGGCAAAACTTACGAGGAAGTTTGGAAAGATGGCGATAGAGACTATTGGATGACGGCTGAAGAAGCCAAACAATACGGTATGATTGACGAAGTGCTCGTTAAGAAAGCCTAA